One Sporomusaceae bacterium FL31 DNA window includes the following coding sequences:
- the gapA gene encoding glyceraldehyde-3-phosphate dehydrogenase 1, with protein sequence MATKVGINGFGRIGRNVFRAALNNPAVDIVAVNDLTDAKTLAHLLKYDSIHGILDAEVSVDGSNIIVNGKAVQVLAEREPAKLPWKDLGVEVVVESTGRFTDREKAAAHLEAGAKKVIISAPAKNEDITIVMGVNEDKYEAASHHVISNASCTTNCLAPFAKVLHEKFGIKRGLMTTVHAYTNDQQILDLPHKDLRRARAAGMSIIPTTTGAAKAVALVLPELKGKLNGFAMRVPTPNVSVVDLVAELEKSATAEEINAALKAAAEGELKGILAYTEEPLVSKDFNGNPNSSIIDALSTMVIEGNMVKVVSWYDNEWGYSNRVVDLIGFLAKKGL encoded by the coding sequence ATGGCAACTAAAGTAGGGATTAACGGTTTTGGACGTATTGGTCGTAACGTATTTCGTGCGGCACTAAACAATCCGGCTGTCGACATTGTAGCAGTAAATGACTTAACTGATGCCAAAACATTGGCTCATCTATTAAAATACGATTCCATTCACGGTATTCTTGATGCTGAAGTTTCAGTAGATGGCAGCAACATCATCGTCAATGGCAAAGCCGTACAGGTATTGGCTGAGCGTGAACCAGCAAAACTTCCTTGGAAAGATCTCGGCGTAGAAGTGGTTGTGGAATCAACAGGACGCTTTACTGATCGTGAAAAAGCTGCAGCTCATCTTGAAGCAGGCGCTAAAAAAGTGATCATTTCCGCACCCGCTAAAAATGAAGATATTACCATTGTTATGGGTGTTAATGAAGACAAATATGAGGCTGCCAGTCATCATGTTATTTCCAACGCATCTTGCACAACAAACTGCTTGGCTCCATTTGCTAAAGTGCTGCATGAAAAATTTGGTATCAAACGCGGTTTGATGACCACTGTTCATGCTTACACCAATGATCAGCAAATTCTGGATCTGCCACATAAAGATTTACGTCGTGCCCGTGCTGCCGGCATGTCCATTATTCCAACCACGACTGGTGCTGCAAAAGCAGTTGCCTTGGTATTGCCTGAACTAAAAGGCAAGCTGAACGGCTTTGCAATGCGTGTACCTACTCCAAATGTATCGGTTGTTGATTTAGTCGCTGAACTTGAAAAATCCGCTACTGCGGAAGAAATTAATGCAGCACTGAAAGCTGCTGCTGAAGGTGAATTGAAAGGCATTCTGGCTTATACTGAAGAGCCGCTGGTATCCAAAGACTTCAATGGCAACCCGAACTCCTCGATCATTGATGCGCTTTCCACTATGGTTATTGAAGGCAACATGGTCAAAGTAGTTTCCTGGTATGATAACGAGTGGGGCTATTCCAACCGGGTTGTTGACCTAATCGGCTTTCTTGCTAAAAAAGGTCTATAA